Part of the Labilibaculum antarcticum genome, TAAAACTAACAGGCGTGAATTTCACCATTAGTGGAGCTTGTGCCAGTAGTTCGCACGCCATTGGAATGGCAATGATTCTTATTCAGCAAGGCTTACAGGACATTATTATTTGTGGTGGCGGACAAGAGGTGAATGCCGAATCGATGGGTTCCTTCGATGGTTTAAGTGCCTTCTCGACGAACACAGCTGATCCGACCAAAGCCTCTCGCCCATTTGATAGGGATCGTGACGGACTTGTGCCTAGTGGTGGTGCAGCAACAGTAGTTGTTGAAAGCTACGAATCGGCCATCAAGCGCGGGGCTCCAATTCTTGCCGAATTAACCGGCTATGGCTTCTCATCGAATGGTGAGCATATTTCGGTTCCAAATATTAAAGGGCCAAGCAAATCGCTCGAAAAAGCACTTAAATACGCAGGTATTTGCGCTCAGGATATCGACTATGTAAATGCTCATGCCACGTCAACTATTGTTGGTGACACGAATGAAGCGCAAGCTTTATACAATATTTTCGGCTCCAAAACACCTATCAATTCAACCAAATCGATGACGGGTCATGAAATGTGGATGTGCGGTGCCAGTGAAATTATTTATTCGATACTGATGATGCAAAATTCATACATTGCCCCAACCATCAATTTTGAAAACCCTGATGAGCATTCGGCCAAACTAAATATTTCAGGAAATCGAATTGAAAAAAATATTGATACTTTCCTTTCCAACTCGTTTGGTTTTGGAGGTACAAACTCAACCTTAATCGTGAAAAAAGTAAAATAACAACCTATATGACTAAAGAAGAAGTAATCAAAAAAGTGGATGCCTTTTTAATTGATGAATTTGAAATTGAAGCGGATCAGATTAAACCTGATGCCAATTTTAAAGATGATTTGGAGATTGAAAGTCTTGATTTTGTTGATATCGTAGTAATCATCGAAAGAGAATTTGGATTTAAAGTAAAAGGCGAGGAAATGACTCACATTCGTCAGCTTTCCGATCTATACGACTATATTGAAGAACAAGTAAAAGTACACTCCTAATGGCTTCATGGGAAGGTAAAACCCGGGGTGGTACAACGGGATACCGAATATTTATCCTATTACTAAAGAAGGTGAATATTCGGTTTTCTTACGCTCTTTTGCGAGCGGTTGCTGTCTACTTTTGGTTTTTTTCTGATAAGGGTCCTTTGATGTATTTCTATCAAAATCGCCTTCAGCATGGTAAATTTGATGCCTATAAAGCGATTTACCGAAATTACGTAATGCTTGGCGAATGCCTGCTCGACAAAATTGTTGTTATGGCTGGAATTAAAAACAAATTTACCTTCGACTTTGATGGAGAAGACTATTTACATGCCCTGGCCAAAGATAAAAAAGGAGGAATCTTAATTGGTGCACACATTGGAAATTGGGAAATTGCCGGTCATTTACTAACGCGAATCAACACCAAAGTACATGTTGTAATGCTCGATGCTGAACATCAAAAAATAAAGGAATTAATGCAAAATGTACTGCGTGATAAACAAATGGCGATCATTCCCATAAAAAACAATTTCGATCATTTGCACGCCATAGAAGAAGCTCTTAAAAAAGGCGAATTTATTGCCTTACATGGCGATCGCTTTTTACCGGGCAGTAAAACAATTTGTACTGAATTCTTAGGGCAGGAAGCACAATTTCCAAGTGGTCCTTTCTATATGGCATCTAAATTCGGGGCTCCTGTTTGTTATGTTTCTGCAATTAAAACAAGTAGATATCACTATCATTTTAAGGCCACCAAACCAGAGGTACTTCCCTACCCTAACAAGCTAAAAACAAGAAATCAAGATCTTAAAAATATGATTGAACCTTATGTGAGGAATCTGGAGCAAATTGTTCTCGAAAATCCGAATCAATGGTTCAATTTCTATTCATTTTGGGGTGATAAAAACTCTGTCAACTAAAAGACCTATAAAGCAAAACATATGAATTTTGGTAACGATAATAAGACTGCTTTACAAGCAAAATTTGATGCTCAAAAGATTGCTTTTGGACCCATCATGTTTCAGGCCGCACGTTCTCTACAAAAAATGGGCATTCTTGAAATCATTAAAAAACAAAGAAATAAGGGGATTCTGATTTCAGAGATAGCCAAACAACTAGACATCGCGGTTTATGGCGTTAAAGTTCTGCTTGAGGCCGGCCTAAGCATGGAAATTGTTCGGGTTGAAGAAAACCGATACTTTCTTACCAAAACCGGTTTCTTTTTATTGAGCGATCCTTTGACTCAGGTGAACATGAACTTTGTGCACGATGTGAATTACGAAGGCTTTTTCGATCTTGACAAATCCATAGAAAATGGAAAGCCTGAGGGTTTAAAGGTATTTGGTGAATGGGCTACGGTATACGAGGGACTTTCACAGTTGCCTGATCAAGTTCAAAAAAGCTGGTTCGAATTTGATCACTACTACTCCGACACTGCTTTTCCGGAAGTATTACCCATCGTTTTTGCGAATAAGCCTAAAAAGCTTCTTGATGTTGGTGGCAATACAGGAAAATGGTCGATTCAATGTGGAAAATACGACGAGGATGTTCAGGTTACCATACTCGATTTACCAGGTCAATTGGAGAAAGCCTATGTAAATATAGAATCGAACAATCTTAGCGATCGTGTTAGGGGTATCCCTCTAAATCTACTCGATCATTCTGTTCCTTTTCCAAAGGGCTTTGATATTGTTTGGATGAGTCAGTTTTTGGACTGTTTCTCACAAAAGGATATCCTGGAATTGCTTCAGAGAGCAAAAAATGCAATTGTAGAAGATGGTTCTGTATATATTCTGGAAACCTATTGGGACAAACAAAAATACGAGGCTTCAACCTATAGTTTGCATGCTACATCTTTATATTTCACGTGCTTGGCAAATGGCTGTTCGCAAATGTATCATTCTGAAGATATGCTAGCCATTATCGACAATGCAGGACTTTATGTTGATGAAGAAATTCATGACATAGGTGTCAGCCATAGCCTTTATAAGTGTAAAATAAAAGCTTAAGTATCAGAGTATGGCTTTTGCAATAACAATCAATAAAGCCATACTCTTCCGTTTTTTTGTCTAAAAATAAAATGATGACATTACCTCATACCACCAATGGCCTAATTCCTCAAAAACATCCTTTTGTTTTGGTGGATCAGATCATTTCAGTCTCCGATAAAATAACCATTTGTCATTTTACGGTTCCCGAAAATCATCCTCTTGTAGATAATGGAAAACTAAGCGAAGGCGGCTTGGTCGAAAACATTGCACAAACAGCAGCTGCAGGCAATGGATATCAGGCTAAGGAATTGGGAATGGAAGTGCCGATAGGATTTATTGCCGGAATTAAAAAGGTAAAAATCATTCGTCTTCCTGATGTGCTTAGCATTCTTAAAACAATTGTTACTCAGGAAAACAGAGTGATGGACTATAATTTAATTAAGGGCGAGGTTTTTCTGAATGATGAATTGATTGCAAGTTGTAACATGAAGATTTATTGTCCTTCATAAAACTTTAATAAATTATCATTACTAATCGGATAAACTTGCCATTATATTCTTTCGTGCTTACAGACTACCATAATAACATCCCTACGGGATTTTTAACAGCTCCAGAGGAGCGAAAATATGGTAGCTGACAGAGAATCAACAACAAAAAGCCCCGTAGGCGGCGATACAATGTAAAAGCAAGTGAAAAGACTAGCAAGAGCCATGGTTATGATTTTTAGGTACAGAGTACCGTGGTATTATTTGTTTTGTCTTTTTTGAAAGCATCACCTTGCAGTCTATTAATTAGGAAGAATTTGACATTGAGTCCGGAGATCGGGACCCGTTTAGTGAAGATAGCGTTAAGAACAAAAAGCTGTTTGAATCGAGATAATTTTGCGGGCCTCATCGATTTCGTTTCACTCAATTGAGCGTAGTGAGATCATGAATACCCGTTAAAATTAGGCATGAATCAAAAATGAAAAGCCCATCTGGCTTGAAGACAAAACCTAAGAAAGCTAAAATTTAAAGTATCGCTTTTGAGAGTTGGTAAAAAAAAAGAATTGTATTTAAGGTCGGTTCATTAGTGAAGCTGCCGACGAAATTTCAAGCGAGATGAGTATTGTAGTGAAGGACACAAGCCCTAAGAATTAGCTGAAAAGTCTAAAGTAAAATCGACCTCAAAAAAATCACCTCTCCCCCTACTCTTCATTGCCGGCAATTTTCAAATTCCAATCTCCCCCTTTCGGGGATAAGCCCAAAAATTCAAAAGTAAAGCCTCCCCACTTGGGGAAAGGCGACTTTTTTCAAATCGGAGCTTTCCCCTGTTCGGGAAAGGTCTCTTTTTTCAAATCGGAGCTTTCCCCTGTTCGGGAAAGGTCTCTTTTTTCAATTTGAAGCTTTCCCCTGTTCGGGAAAGGTCTCTTTTTTCAAATCGAAGCTTTCCCCTGTTCGGGAAAGGCGTCTTTTTTCAAATCGAAGCTTTCCCCTGTTCGGGAAGGGCATTTTTTTTCAATTTGAAGTTTTCCCCAAGCAACGAGATAGCGACCGATCACTAACTAATTATAATCAGCATAAAACACGATCCTATCCTACTTTTTTACACACTCATAATGAACTTTGTAGGGGTTAAAATGGACGCTGCAGCAGTAAAAACGGGCATTTCCAGTCCAAAAATGATTATGTACAGATATTCTTCCGCAATAAATCGCACCTTCTTCTGCTTTTTTCACCTCAACTTATGTAGAGCAGTTCTTTTTTAGTTCTACAAATTGCTTTCTCTAGCTAATTACTACTGTTTAGTTCATTTAATGCTTAGTTTTAATGGCCATTAGAGAAAATTGTTGTTGTTGTTGTTCTGGTTTATTGGAGGGATAGCAATTGTGCGGTAGCAAGGCACAAGACATAGCATAAGACAATGTATTGTGCACCTGCCTACTGGCATATTAAGAATAAGTGCACTGGTGCACATTCTAATAAGTTAGCATTAATTGTTTAAGAACGATGAAGATTAAACTATCAAACTCAGCCACTGATTTGCACAAAATACAAGTTTATGTATTTTATCTAGTTGACCTTGCCATACTTGTTGTTCTTATTGTCAATATAATAGAGGGGAATAGTTTAGTCATCCTACTTGCTTTAATGATCCTTGTTTTATTTTCAACAATTACCTTAATATCGAGAAAATACTCTTCGAGATTATGTGAGGCATATATTGATGATGAATATTTGTATTTAGAAAATGGTAAGCTGACAGACAAAATTGAATTGAGTAATATTAAATATTTGAAGTATCATCCATTTTATATACATCTTATGACTGAAGAT contains:
- a CDS encoding beta-ketoacyl-[acyl-carrier-protein] synthase family protein, whose product is MKRVVITGMGVYSTIGKNIEEVNDSLYNGVSGIGIDAKRIDDGFRSPLTGIIERPILKGVLPRRMRIGLPEQGEYAYVATMEALEMAQLDEEFRLKNEVGILYGNDSSAVPVINAIDIVRAKKDTTLVGSGSIFQSMNSSITMNLSVILKLTGVNFTISGACASSSHAIGMAMILIQQGLQDIIICGGGQEVNAESMGSFDGLSAFSTNTADPTKASRPFDRDRDGLVPSGGAATVVVESYESAIKRGAPILAELTGYGFSSNGEHISVPNIKGPSKSLEKALKYAGICAQDIDYVNAHATSTIVGDTNEAQALYNIFGSKTPINSTKSMTGHEMWMCGASEIIYSILMMQNSYIAPTINFENPDEHSAKLNISGNRIEKNIDTFLSNSFGFGGTNSTLIVKKVK
- a CDS encoding acyl carrier protein — its product is MTKEEVIKKVDAFLIDEFEIEADQIKPDANFKDDLEIESLDFVDIVVIIEREFGFKVKGEEMTHIRQLSDLYDYIEEQVKVHS
- a CDS encoding LpxL/LpxP family acyltransferase, with product MASWEGKTRGGTTGYRIFILLLKKVNIRFSYALLRAVAVYFWFFSDKGPLMYFYQNRLQHGKFDAYKAIYRNYVMLGECLLDKIVVMAGIKNKFTFDFDGEDYLHALAKDKKGGILIGAHIGNWEIAGHLLTRINTKVHVVMLDAEHQKIKELMQNVLRDKQMAIIPIKNNFDHLHAIEEALKKGEFIALHGDRFLPGSKTICTEFLGQEAQFPSGPFYMASKFGAPVCYVSAIKTSRYHYHFKATKPEVLPYPNKLKTRNQDLKNMIEPYVRNLEQIVLENPNQWFNFYSFWGDKNSVN
- a CDS encoding class I SAM-dependent methyltransferase encodes the protein MNFGNDNKTALQAKFDAQKIAFGPIMFQAARSLQKMGILEIIKKQRNKGILISEIAKQLDIAVYGVKVLLEAGLSMEIVRVEENRYFLTKTGFFLLSDPLTQVNMNFVHDVNYEGFFDLDKSIENGKPEGLKVFGEWATVYEGLSQLPDQVQKSWFEFDHYYSDTAFPEVLPIVFANKPKKLLDVGGNTGKWSIQCGKYDEDVQVTILDLPGQLEKAYVNIESNNLSDRVRGIPLNLLDHSVPFPKGFDIVWMSQFLDCFSQKDILELLQRAKNAIVEDGSVYILETYWDKQKYEASTYSLHATSLYFTCLANGCSQMYHSEDMLAIIDNAGLYVDEEIHDIGVSHSLYKCKIKA
- a CDS encoding 3-hydroxyacyl-ACP dehydratase — protein: MTLPHTTNGLIPQKHPFVLVDQIISVSDKITICHFTVPENHPLVDNGKLSEGGLVENIAQTAAAGNGYQAKELGMEVPIGFIAGIKKVKIIRLPDVLSILKTIVTQENRVMDYNLIKGEVFLNDELIASCNMKIYCPS